The genome window TCGATTACGTCGGTTCCTGGGGTCCGATGATTCTCGGACACGGCCACCCCGAAGTGCTCGAAGCGGTGCGCCAGCAACTGCAGCACGGCCTGTCCTATGGCGCGCCGACGGCCATGGAAACCGAGATGGCCGATCTGGTGTGCAGCATCGTGCCGTCGATGGAGATGGTGCGCATGGTCAGCTCCGGCACCGAGGCGACCATGAGCGCCATCCGGCTGGCCCGCGGTTATACCGGTCGCGACAACATCATCAAGTTCGAAGGTTGCTACCACGGCCATTCCGACAGCCTGCTGGTCAAGGCCGGCTCCGGCCTGCTGACCCAGGGCGTACCCAGCTCTGCCGGCGTACCGGCTGATTTTGCCAAACATACCCTGACCCTGCCGTTCAACAATCTGGCGGCGGTCGAGGCGATGCTGGCCGAACAGGGCAATAGCGTGGCCTGCATCATCGTCGAGCCGGTGGCCGGCAACATGAACTGCGTGCCGCCGGCCCCCGGCTTCCTGCAGGGCCTGCGCGAACAGTGCGACAAGCATGGCGCGGTGCTGATCTTCGACGAAGTGATGACCGGTTTCCGCGTTGCCCTCGGCGGTGCCCAGGCACACTTCGCTGTGACACCCGACCTGTCCACCTTCGGCAAGATCATCGGCGGCGGCATGCCGGTCGGCTGCTTCGGCGGCAAGCGCGAAATCATGAGCCAGATCGCCCCGCTGGGTCCGGTCTATCAGGCCGGCACCCTGTCCGGCAACCCGCTGGCGATGGCCGCCGGCCTGACCACGCTGCGCCTGATCAGCCGGCCCGGCTTCCATGCCGAACTCGCCGATTACACCAGCCGCCTGCTGCAGGGCCTGCAGGATCGCGCCGATGCCGCCAGCATTCCGTTTGTCACCACCCAGGTCGGTGGCATGTTCGGTCTGTACTTCAGCGGTGCCGACGATATCGTCACCTT of Pseudomonas pohangensis contains these proteins:
- the hemL gene encoding glutamate-1-semialdehyde 2,1-aminomutase, giving the protein MSRSESLFANAQKHIPGGVNSPVRAFRSVGGTPLFFKHAEGAYVTDEDGKRYVDYVGSWGPMILGHGHPEVLEAVRQQLQHGLSYGAPTAMETEMADLVCSIVPSMEMVRMVSSGTEATMSAIRLARGYTGRDNIIKFEGCYHGHSDSLLVKAGSGLLTQGVPSSAGVPADFAKHTLTLPFNNLAAVEAMLAEQGNSVACIIVEPVAGNMNCVPPAPGFLQGLREQCDKHGAVLIFDEVMTGFRVALGGAQAHFAVTPDLSTFGKIIGGGMPVGCFGGKREIMSQIAPLGPVYQAGTLSGNPLAMAAGLTTLRLISRPGFHAELADYTSRLLQGLQDRADAASIPFVTTQVGGMFGLYFSGADDIVTFEDVMSSDAERFKRFFHLMLDGGVYLAPSAFEAGFTSIAHGDKELQITLDAAERAFAALQD